A window from Branchiostoma floridae strain S238N-H82 chromosome 16, Bfl_VNyyK, whole genome shotgun sequence encodes these proteins:
- the LOC118403531 gene encoding uncharacterized protein LOC118403531 — MYGLSAKMAIILAFSDSICKYVSNHATFSSDILFSLNAHPGASVYDLTSDISRHPFVEPDLVFVHVGTNCLPMHRPLSRTLDDFSFLISVTKSRFPSASVVISSILPRFDSEVYDRRRSELNSHLLHLCSRQGVFFLDNGSRARRAMFSVDGLHLSRAGNISYAKYLSFSLSHYLQLHRRNCQHRFTLRGEEWPGLGTDGGSGRRTRSIQERSRSQGSTRDRWSGLG, encoded by the exons ATGTACGGCCTTTCGGCGAAAATGGCG aTCATCCTTGCATTCAGTGACTCTATCTGTAAGTATGTCTCTAACCACGCCACCTTCtcttctgacattttgttttcccttAATGCGCACCCTGGAGCCTCAGTATATGATTTGACTTCTGACATCTCTCGTCACCCTTTTGTTGAGCCTGACCTTGTGTTCGTGCATGTGGGGACTAACTGTCTTCCCATGCACCGTCCACTCAGCCGGACTCTTGATGATTTCAGTTTCCTTATTTCTGTTACCAAGTCTCGCTTCCCGTCAGCCTCTGTTGTCATCTCTAGCATCCTGCCTAGGTTTGACTCTGAGGTCTATGACAGGAGGCGGTCTGAGTTAAACTCTCATTTGCTTCACCTATGTTCTCGCCAGGGTGTGTTTTTCCTTGACAATGGTAGCCGGGCTCGCCGGGCCATGTTTTCTGTTGATGGTTTACATTTGAGTAGAGCAGGGAACATCAGCTATGCCAagtatctttctttttctttgagcCACTACCTGCAGCTGCACCGTCGCAACTGCCAGCATCGCTTTACGTTGAGGGGTGAGGAGTGGCCTGGGTTGGGGACGGATGGAGGAAGTGGAAGAAGGACAAGGAGCATCCAGGAGAGGAGCAGAAGTCAGGggagtaccagggacaggtggaGTGGGCTAGGGTAG
- the LOC118403532 gene encoding glyoxylate/hydroxypyruvate reductase A-like, whose amino-acid sequence MASRLPVVHLYTCMAETVQELLHKLCPEMTVKVVGSNFDTLLPSDPTPEHVAALQEAEILLMDPNLMPPLMYQLPRLKWMQSTWAGVDAMFKHLDKTKPLPSYTLTRFGGVFGPAMAEYVISHIVNTERRAHKQWENQAKGLWERSGDIHNYRPLTMLSVGILGVGDIGKEIARCCKTFGMTVWGMVRRELSEDKRSPYVDHYRKFSELSELLQKCDYICNVLPSTAETKGLLNGNILKSCKEKKSVFINVGRGDVISEETIVNAIQSGWISHAILDVFETEPLPTSSLLWKMPQVTITPHVSAVSIPSQVTDMFYENYQRYLKGEELKYVVNLESGY is encoded by the exons ATGGCGTCCCGGCTACCAGTGGTCCACCTGTACACGTGCATGGCGGAGACAGTACAGGAGTTACTGCACAAACTCTGTCCTGAGATGACGGTCAAAGTTGTGGGGTCAAACTTCG ACACCCTCCTGCCCTCTGACCCTACCCCGGAGCATGTTGCTGCTCTACAGGAGGCAGAGATTCTCCTGATGGACCCAAACCTCATGCCTCCACTGATGTACCAGCTACCTCGTCTCAAGTGGATGCAGTCAACTTGGGCTG GTGTGGATGCTATGTTCAAACATCTTGACAAAACAAAG ccTTTGCCCAGCTACACCCTGACGaggtttggtggagtatttggACCTGCAATGGCAGAGTATGTGATCTCTCACATTGTAAATACTGAGAGGAGGGCTCACAAACAGTGGGAAAACCAAGCAAAAGGACTATG GGAGAGGTCTGGAGATATTCACAACTACCGGCCTTTAACAATGCTGTCCGTGGGCATCCTGGGGGTCGGAGACATTGGAAAGGAGA TTGCCAGGTGTTGTAAGACCTTTGGTATGACAGTGTGGGGCATGGTGAGAAGAGAGCTAAGTGAGGACAAGCGATCACCATATGTGGACCATTACAG AAAGTTTTCAGAGTTGTCAGAACTACTACAGAAATGTGACTACATCTGTAACGTCCTGCCCAGCACAGCTGAAACAAAGGGACTCCTCAATGGGAACATACTGAAAAGCTGTAAAGAAAAG AAGTCAGTGTTCATAAATGTCGGCAGAGGAGATGTGATCAGTGAAGAGACCATCGTTAATGCCATACA GTCTGGATGGATCTCGCATGCCATCTTAGATGTTTTTGAAACAGAACCACTTCCTACCAGCAGTCTGCTTTGGAAAATGCCTCAG GTGACAATTACTCCACATGTATCTGCTGTCTCTATTCCCTCCCAG GTGACAGACATGTTCTATGAAAACTACCAGCGATACCTGAAGGGAGAAGAACTCAAGTATGTCGTCAACTTGGAGAGTGGCTACTGA